Proteins encoded within one genomic window of Cellulomonas xiejunii:
- a CDS encoding potassium channel family protein produces MVIGLGRFGSAIAATLDRLGQDVLAVERNPELVAQWAGRVPLVEADAVNPDALEQLGARDFPVAVVGVGSYLEASVLITGNLVDIGVPQIWAKAISSEHARILQRIGAHHVVLPEADAGSRVAHLVSGKMLDYIEVEDGFTVVKMRPPKETQGFTLAQSKVRERYGVTVIGVKSPGIDFQYATDETRISANDLIIVGGHADLLERFAARP; encoded by the coding sequence CTGGTCATCGGCCTGGGACGGTTCGGGTCCGCCATCGCGGCGACGCTCGACCGCCTGGGGCAGGACGTGCTGGCCGTCGAGCGGAACCCCGAGCTCGTCGCGCAGTGGGCCGGGCGCGTCCCCCTGGTCGAGGCGGACGCCGTCAACCCCGACGCGCTCGAGCAGCTCGGCGCACGCGACTTCCCCGTCGCGGTCGTGGGCGTCGGCTCGTACCTGGAGGCCTCGGTGCTCATCACCGGCAACCTGGTCGACATCGGCGTGCCGCAGATCTGGGCCAAGGCCATCAGCTCCGAGCACGCACGCATCCTGCAGCGCATCGGCGCGCACCACGTGGTGCTGCCCGAGGCCGACGCCGGCTCCCGGGTCGCCCACCTGGTCAGCGGCAAGATGCTCGACTACATCGAGGTCGAGGACGGCTTCACGGTCGTCAAGATGCGCCCGCCCAAGGAGACCCAGGGCTTCACGCTCGCGCAGTCCAAGGTGCGCGAGCGGTACGGCGTGACGGTCATCGGCGTCAAGTCACCGGGCATCGACTTCCAGTACGCGACGGACGAGACGCGCATCTCGGCCAACGACCTCATCATCGTCGGCGGGCACGCCGACCTGCTCGAGCGCTTCGCGGCTCGTCCCTGA
- a CDS encoding PPK2 family polyphosphate kinase, with protein sequence MAKGSKKKKADKATAKSEVKATRKAAEKAAKAERKAAAKAERKADRKTAEAERKTEKKKAAAQDAAASLLARRDAIVDLLRVGPGFRIADFDAAATPGFDGSRTDGESALAGVGAELSDLQERLFAHGRTGGDRSVLLVLQGLDTAGKGGIVRHVLGLVDPQGVALRSFGVPTAEERRHHYLWRVRRALPPAGSIGVFDRSHYEDVLVVRVDGTVAPEVWQKRFDEINRFEAQVAASGTTIIKVALWVSPEEQDERLSERLERPDKHWKYNPSDVDVRSRRAAYEAAYQEVLDRTSTDVAPWHVVPADSKWYARLAVSALLHRALADLRLDWPVPDYDVETEKRRLAATR encoded by the coding sequence ATGGCGAAGGGCTCGAAGAAGAAGAAGGCCGACAAGGCGACGGCGAAGAGCGAGGTGAAGGCCACGAGGAAGGCGGCCGAGAAGGCCGCCAAGGCCGAGCGCAAGGCCGCCGCCAAGGCCGAGCGCAAGGCCGACCGCAAGACCGCCGAGGCCGAGCGCAAGACGGAGAAGAAGAAGGCCGCGGCGCAGGACGCCGCCGCGAGCCTCCTGGCACGGCGGGACGCCATCGTGGACCTGCTGCGCGTCGGTCCCGGGTTCCGGATCGCGGACTTCGACGCCGCCGCGACCCCGGGGTTCGACGGCTCCCGGACCGACGGCGAGAGTGCCCTCGCCGGCGTGGGCGCGGAGCTCTCCGACCTGCAGGAACGGCTCTTCGCCCACGGCCGTACGGGCGGCGACAGGTCGGTCCTGCTCGTCCTGCAGGGCCTCGACACGGCGGGCAAGGGCGGGATCGTGCGCCACGTGCTGGGGCTGGTCGACCCCCAGGGTGTCGCCCTGCGCTCGTTCGGCGTACCGACGGCTGAGGAGCGTCGCCACCACTACCTGTGGCGCGTCCGTCGGGCACTGCCTCCCGCGGGCAGCATCGGCGTCTTCGACCGGTCGCACTACGAGGACGTCCTGGTGGTGCGGGTGGACGGGACGGTCGCACCCGAGGTGTGGCAGAAGCGGTTCGACGAGATCAACCGGTTCGAGGCACAGGTGGCCGCCTCGGGGACCACGATCATCAAGGTCGCGCTGTGGGTCTCACCCGAAGAGCAGGACGAGCGCCTGAGCGAGCGGCTCGAGCGCCCGGACAAGCACTGGAAGTACAACCCGTCCGACGTCGACGTCCGCAGCAGGCGCGCGGCTTACGAGGCCGCCTACCAGGAGGTCCTGGACCGCACGAGCACGGACGTGGCGCCCTGGCACGTCGTGCCCGCGGACAGCAAGTGGTACGCGCGGCTGGCGGTGAGCGCTCTGCTCCACCGCGCGCTGGCCGACCTGCGGCTCGACTGGCCCGTCCCCGACTACGACGTCGAGACGGAGAAGCGCCGGCTGGCGGCCACCCGCTGA
- the araA gene encoding L-arabinose isomerase has translation MSKAYPDQEIWFLTGSQDLYGEETLRQVAEQSQEVAAALDASGDVPAKVVWKPVLKDSDSIRRAVLDANSDDRVLGVITWMHTFSPAKMWITGLDLLRKPLLHLHTQANVELPWDSIDMDFMNLNQAAHGDREYAYIATRLGVARTTVSGHVSNPAVTARIGTWVRAAAGWQAAQDLRLVRFGDNMRNVAVTEGDKTEAEIRLGVSVNTWGVNDLVAAVEAVDDASVDALVAQYEDLYDVVPELRRGGDRHESLRYAARQEIALEGFLTERGAMAFTTNFEDLGDLRQLPGLAVQRLMAKGYGFGAEGDWKTAVLVRVAKVMGAGLPGGASLMEDYTYDLTPGAEKILGAHMLEICPTLTTSKPRVEIHPLGIGGKEDPVRMVFNADSGPGVVVSMADMRERFRLTANVVDLVPPTADLPNLPVARAVWEPRPDFTTSSECWLTAGGAHHTVLSTAVGIEAWEIFAELARTELLVIDESTTRRGFADQVRWNQVYYRVAQGL, from the coding sequence ATGAGCAAGGCCTACCCCGACCAGGAGATCTGGTTCCTCACCGGCTCGCAGGACCTCTACGGCGAGGAGACGCTGCGCCAGGTCGCCGAGCAGTCGCAGGAGGTCGCCGCCGCGCTCGACGCGTCCGGTGACGTCCCGGCGAAGGTCGTCTGGAAGCCGGTCCTCAAGGACTCGGACTCCATCCGCCGTGCGGTGCTGGACGCCAACTCCGACGACCGCGTGCTGGGCGTCATCACGTGGATGCACACGTTCAGCCCCGCCAAGATGTGGATCACGGGCCTGGACCTGCTGCGCAAGCCGCTGCTGCACCTGCACACGCAGGCCAACGTCGAGCTGCCGTGGGACAGCATCGACATGGACTTCATGAACCTCAACCAGGCCGCGCACGGCGACCGCGAGTACGCGTACATCGCCACGCGCCTGGGCGTCGCCCGCACCACCGTGTCCGGCCACGTGTCGAACCCGGCCGTCACCGCACGCATCGGCACCTGGGTGCGCGCCGCCGCCGGCTGGCAGGCCGCGCAGGACCTGCGCCTCGTGCGCTTCGGCGACAACATGCGCAACGTCGCCGTCACCGAGGGCGACAAGACCGAGGCGGAGATCCGGCTCGGTGTCTCCGTGAACACCTGGGGCGTCAACGACCTCGTCGCCGCGGTCGAGGCCGTCGACGACGCGAGCGTCGACGCGCTCGTCGCGCAGTACGAGGACCTGTACGACGTCGTCCCCGAGCTGCGCCGCGGCGGCGACCGCCACGAGTCGCTGCGCTACGCCGCCCGCCAGGAGATCGCGCTCGAGGGCTTCCTCACCGAGCGCGGCGCCATGGCGTTCACGACGAACTTCGAGGACCTGGGCGACCTGCGCCAGCTGCCCGGCCTGGCCGTGCAGCGGCTCATGGCCAAGGGCTACGGGTTCGGCGCGGAGGGCGACTGGAAGACGGCCGTCCTCGTGCGCGTCGCCAAGGTGATGGGTGCAGGGCTGCCCGGCGGTGCCTCGCTCATGGAGGACTACACCTACGACCTCACGCCCGGTGCGGAGAAGATCCTCGGCGCGCACATGCTCGAGATCTGCCCGACCCTCACGACGTCGAAGCCGCGCGTGGAGATCCACCCGCTGGGCATCGGCGGCAAGGAGGACCCGGTCCGCATGGTCTTCAACGCCGACTCCGGCCCCGGTGTCGTCGTGTCGATGGCCGACATGCGCGAGCGGTTCCGCCTCACGGCGAACGTCGTGGACCTCGTCCCGCCGACGGCCGACCTGCCGAACCTGCCCGTGGCACGTGCCGTGTGGGAGCCCCGCCCGGACTTCACGACGTCGTCCGAGTGCTGGCTGACCGCCGGCGGCGCGCACCACACGGTGCTGAGCACGGCCGTGGGCATCGAGGCGTGGGAGATCTTCGCCGAGCTGGCGCGCACCGAGCTGCTGGTCATCGACGAGTCCACGACGCGTCGTGGGTTCGCGGACCAGGTGCGGTGGAACCAGGTGTACTACCGGGTCGCGCAGGGCCTCTGA
- a CDS encoding L-ribulose-5-phosphate 4-epimerase, translated as MTTTALDAYGPDVREAVARAREKVSALHAELPRWGLVVWTAGNVSQRVVVDPAGPSERDLLVIKPSGVTYDELTPESMVVCDLQANLVEGDRAPSSDTAAHAYVYTHMPHVGGVVHTHSTYATAWAARAEPVPCVLTMMADEFGGDIPIGPFALIGDDSIGRGIVETLRESRSPAVLMRNHGPFTIGKDAKAAVKAAVMVEEVARTVHISRQLGEPLPIAQSDVDSLYARYQNVYGQH; from the coding sequence ATGACCACCACAGCACTGGACGCCTACGGGCCCGACGTCCGCGAGGCGGTCGCGCGCGCCCGCGAGAAGGTCAGCGCGCTGCACGCCGAGCTGCCCCGGTGGGGCCTGGTCGTGTGGACCGCGGGCAACGTCTCGCAGCGCGTCGTCGTCGACCCCGCGGGCCCGAGCGAGCGCGACCTGCTCGTCATCAAGCCGTCCGGCGTGACGTACGACGAGCTGACGCCGGAGTCGATGGTCGTGTGCGACCTGCAGGCGAACCTCGTCGAGGGCGACCGCGCGCCGTCGTCCGACACCGCCGCGCACGCGTACGTCTACACGCACATGCCCCACGTGGGCGGCGTGGTGCACACGCACTCGACGTACGCGACCGCCTGGGCGGCGCGCGCCGAGCCCGTGCCGTGCGTGCTGACGATGATGGCCGACGAGTTCGGCGGGGACATCCCCATCGGCCCGTTCGCGCTCATCGGCGACGACTCGATCGGCCGCGGCATCGTCGAGACGCTGCGCGAGTCGCGCAGCCCCGCGGTCCTCATGCGCAACCACGGCCCGTTCACGATCGGCAAGGACGCCAAGGCCGCCGTGAAGGCCGCGGTCATGGTCGAGGAGGTCGCCCGGACCGTCCACATCAGCCGGCAGCTCGGCGAGCCGCTGCCGATCGCGCAGAGCGACGTCGACTCGCTGTACGCGCGGTACCAGAACGTCTACGGCCAGCACTGA
- a CDS encoding xylulokinase, with the protein MAHHHDDADTRRDAAREALEQGRATLGIELGSTRIKAVLVGDDHAVLASGGHAWENQLVGRTWTYSLDAVWEGLRAAVADLIADTEQQHGVRPTSLAAIGVSAMMHGYLAFDGDDDPLVPFRTWRNTSTGPAAAELTELFGYNIPLRWSVAHLHQAVLDAEPHVPDVRFVTTLAGYVHWRLTGRKVLGVGDASGMFPVDPATHDYDADLLARYDALAADRLPVDHLRDLLPQVLVAGQDAGVLTDEGAALLDPTGTLRAGTPLCPPEGDAGTGMVATASVAPRTANISVGTSIFAMVVLEKPLATVHHEIDLVTTPAGDLVAMVHCNNGASELGEWAGVFGRFATALGSDAGADEVFRVLLREALEGEADGGGLLAYNYLAGEPVTGLAEGRPLIVRTPDSRLTLANFVRTQVYGAFGTLSLGMRILAAEGVEVDAMYAHGGLFRTAGVAQRLLAAAVDTPVAVGRTAGEGGAWGIAVLAGYLASGASQDLGTYLTTQVFADAEIEVVAPDPADVAGYAAWLERYEAGLAVERTATEVL; encoded by the coding sequence ATGGCGCACCACCACGACGACGCCGACACCCGCCGGGACGCCGCACGCGAGGCCCTCGAGCAGGGGCGCGCGACCCTCGGCATCGAGCTGGGATCCACCCGCATCAAGGCGGTGCTGGTCGGGGACGACCACGCCGTGCTGGCGAGCGGCGGGCACGCGTGGGAGAACCAGCTCGTCGGGCGGACCTGGACGTACTCGCTCGACGCCGTGTGGGAGGGGCTGCGCGCGGCCGTCGCCGACCTCATCGCCGACACCGAGCAGCAGCACGGCGTGCGCCCGACGTCCCTCGCCGCGATCGGCGTCTCGGCGATGATGCACGGCTACCTCGCCTTCGACGGTGACGACGACCCGCTCGTGCCGTTCCGCACGTGGCGCAACACGTCCACCGGGCCGGCCGCTGCCGAGCTCACCGAGCTGTTCGGGTACAACATCCCGCTGCGCTGGTCCGTGGCCCACCTGCACCAGGCCGTCCTCGACGCCGAGCCGCACGTGCCGGACGTCCGGTTCGTCACGACGCTCGCCGGCTACGTGCACTGGCGCCTGACGGGCCGCAAGGTCCTGGGCGTCGGTGACGCCTCGGGCATGTTTCCCGTCGACCCGGCCACGCACGACTACGACGCCGACCTGCTCGCGCGCTACGACGCGCTCGCGGCCGACCGGCTGCCCGTCGACCACCTGCGCGACCTGCTGCCGCAGGTGCTCGTCGCGGGCCAGGACGCCGGCGTGCTGACCGACGAGGGCGCGGCGCTGCTCGACCCGACGGGCACGCTGCGCGCCGGGACGCCGCTGTGCCCGCCCGAGGGCGACGCAGGCACCGGCATGGTCGCCACCGCGTCGGTGGCACCGCGGACCGCCAACATCAGCGTCGGCACCAGCATCTTCGCGATGGTCGTGCTCGAGAAGCCGCTCGCGACCGTGCACCACGAGATCGACCTCGTCACGACGCCCGCGGGCGACCTGGTCGCGATGGTCCACTGCAACAACGGCGCGAGCGAGCTGGGGGAGTGGGCCGGGGTCTTCGGCCGGTTCGCCACCGCGCTGGGCTCCGACGCCGGCGCGGACGAGGTCTTCCGCGTCCTGCTGCGCGAGGCCCTGGAGGGCGAGGCCGACGGCGGCGGGCTGCTGGCGTACAACTACCTGGCCGGCGAGCCGGTCACCGGCCTGGCGGAGGGCCGCCCGCTGATCGTGCGGACCCCCGACAGCCGGCTCACCCTGGCGAACTTCGTGCGCACGCAGGTCTACGGCGCGTTCGGCACCCTGAGCCTGGGCATGCGGATCCTCGCGGCCGAGGGCGTCGAGGTCGACGCGATGTACGCGCACGGCGGCCTGTTCCGCACGGCGGGTGTCGCGCAGCGGCTGCTCGCGGCGGCGGTCGACACGCCCGTCGCGGTGGGTCGCACCGCCGGCGAGGGTGGTGCGTGGGGCATCGCGGTGCTCGCGGGCTACCTCGCGAGCGGCGCGTCGCAGGACCTGGGCACCTACCTGACGACGCAGGTCTTCGCGGACGCCGAGATCGAGGTCGTCGCGCCGGACCCCGCCGACGTCGCCGGCTACGCCGCCTGGCTCGAGCGCTACGAGGCCGGCCTGGCCGTCGAGCGCACCGCGACCGAGGTGCTCTGA
- a CDS encoding LacI family DNA-binding transcriptional regulator codes for MTEDPRTAGAARPPAAHRSRDGRPPAMNDVAALAGVSHQTVSRVLNEHPSVRPATRERVLEAIATLGYRPNLAARALVTRRTGTLGVITPATALFGPTSTLVAFEQAARDAGFYVSVATLRAFSGDEVVAAVEHFLAQGVDGVVVVAPRSGTVDAVSGVHVPVPVVLVSSGREGVDLPTVSVDQVAGGRLATEHLLASGRGSVLHVAGPQDWYDARDRLRGWQDALEAAGAPVRAHPARGWSAADGHAVGLELLRAGLPDAVFAANDQLALGLLAAFGQAGVRVPQDVAVVGFDDEPGTAFYSPPLTTVRQGFDELGRRAVQAVADALTGGQPAQQSIAPELVVRRSSASSEPPTAPERLDSASCDR; via the coding sequence ATGACCGAGGACCCTCGCACGGCGGGTGCTGCACGCCCGCCCGCCGCGCACCGCTCGCGCGACGGCCGGCCCCCGGCGATGAACGACGTCGCCGCGCTCGCGGGGGTGAGCCACCAGACGGTGTCGCGGGTGCTCAACGAGCACCCGAGCGTGCGTCCGGCCACGCGGGAGCGCGTGCTCGAGGCGATCGCGACGCTCGGCTACCGGCCGAACCTCGCCGCCCGCGCACTGGTGACCCGGCGGACCGGGACCCTCGGCGTCATCACGCCGGCGACCGCGCTGTTCGGGCCCACCAGCACGCTCGTGGCGTTCGAGCAGGCGGCGCGCGACGCGGGGTTCTACGTGTCGGTCGCGACGCTGCGTGCCTTCAGCGGGGACGAGGTGGTCGCCGCCGTCGAGCACTTCCTGGCGCAGGGCGTCGACGGGGTGGTCGTGGTGGCGCCCCGCAGCGGGACCGTGGACGCGGTCAGCGGCGTGCACGTGCCCGTGCCGGTCGTCCTGGTGTCGTCGGGCCGCGAGGGGGTGGACCTGCCCACGGTGTCCGTGGACCAGGTCGCCGGTGGCCGGCTGGCGACCGAGCACCTGCTGGCGTCCGGCCGCGGGTCCGTCCTGCACGTCGCGGGGCCGCAGGACTGGTATGACGCCCGGGACCGCCTGCGAGGGTGGCAGGACGCGCTCGAGGCGGCCGGGGCCCCCGTCCGCGCGCACCCCGCGCGCGGGTGGTCCGCGGCCGACGGGCACGCGGTGGGCCTCGAGCTGCTGCGCGCAGGGCTGCCGGACGCCGTGTTCGCCGCGAACGACCAGCTGGCGCTCGGTCTGCTCGCGGCCTTCGGGCAGGCGGGTGTCCGCGTCCCGCAGGACGTCGCGGTGGTGGGGTTCGACGACGAGCCCGGCACCGCGTTCTACTCCCCGCCGCTGACGACGGTCCGGCAGGGCTTCGACGAGCTGGGGCGTCGTGCGGTGCAGGCCGTCGCGGACGCGTTGACCGGAGGGCAGCCGGCGCAGCAGTCGATCGCGCCGGAGCTGGTCGTCCGGCGGTCGTCGGCGTCGTCGGAGCCGCCGACGGCGCCCGAGCGGCTGGATTCTGCATCATGTGATCGTTAA
- the proC gene encoding pyrroline-5-carboxylate reductase: MTTQDTGPAPAVAVLGGGVMGGTLVAALRAGGWPGDRVTVADQDAAKADALAREHGVRTAGNQDAVAAADVVLLAVKPDVVPAALAEAAPVLRAGALVVSVAAGVPLRVYEAALPPGTPVIRVMPNTPALIGKGASAIAPGAAAREEHLALVERVLAATGLVERVAEKQLDAVTALSGSGPAYAFYVIDALAEAGVLLGLPRDLASRLAVATVEGAAAMVAQTGEHPAVLRERVSSPGGTTVAGVAALDAHAVRAGLVAGVRAAADRSRELGAG; the protein is encoded by the coding sequence ATGACCACGCAGGACACGGGGCCGGCGCCGGCTGTCGCGGTGCTCGGCGGCGGGGTCATGGGCGGCACGCTCGTCGCGGCACTCCGGGCGGGCGGCTGGCCCGGGGACCGCGTGACCGTCGCGGACCAGGACGCGGCCAAGGCGGACGCGCTCGCGCGGGAGCACGGCGTGCGCACGGCCGGCAACCAGGACGCCGTCGCCGCTGCGGACGTCGTCCTGCTCGCGGTCAAGCCGGACGTGGTGCCCGCGGCGCTGGCGGAGGCCGCGCCCGTGCTGCGCGCCGGTGCGCTCGTCGTGAGCGTCGCGGCGGGAGTCCCGCTGCGGGTCTACGAGGCCGCGCTGCCCCCGGGCACGCCCGTGATCCGCGTCATGCCGAACACGCCCGCGCTGATCGGCAAGGGGGCGAGCGCGATCGCGCCCGGCGCCGCGGCGCGCGAGGAGCACCTGGCGCTGGTCGAGCGCGTGCTCGCGGCGACGGGGCTCGTGGAGCGGGTCGCCGAGAAGCAGCTCGACGCGGTGACGGCGCTGTCCGGGTCCGGCCCGGCGTACGCGTTCTACGTGATCGACGCGCTGGCCGAGGCGGGCGTGCTGCTGGGCCTGCCCCGGGACCTCGCGTCGCGGCTCGCGGTCGCGACCGTCGAGGGTGCGGCCGCGATGGTCGCGCAGACGGGCGAGCACCCGGCGGTGCTGCGCGAGCGGGTGTCGTCACCCGGGGGCACGACGGTCGCGGGTGTCGCCGCGCTCGACGCGCACGCGGTCCGCGCGGGCCTGGTGGCGGGTGTGCGTGCCGCCGCCGACCGCTCGCGCGAGCTGGGCGCCGGTTGA
- a CDS encoding DUF7059 domain-containing protein yields the protein MTATPDAPVVVPALLDALRADLTAAQFTVEHVDELLGPVAAGALTRGEVLPALRATDPATGSGSERAATLTRAFLLGVPVRAAALEAALPTVGVTGARRLGLVDVAGHHGDDEARALVDLRPYAASDGAGDAAWWIASDLGELATGGPLRTDHVLGVGGASLTLAQATVRDPRRRVLDLGTGCGVQALHASRHAAHVVATDLSTRALAFARFTTALAGLGPDRVELRAGSMLEPVAGDTFDLVVSNPPFVITPRRADVPAYDYRDGGRAGDDLVRDLVTGVGTVLAPGGVAQLLANWEVRDGEEWHERIGAWVDASGLDAWVVLRDQQDPAQYAETWIRDGGTTPADRGTWTARYGAWLDDLASRDVSSVGFGVVTLRRPVTGRPTLRRLESQTGPVRQPLGPVISAALAAHDAVTGLSAEELAGLRLTVAPDVTEERYLQPGAVDPRVVLLRQGRGFGRTVQVGTALAAFVGACDGELTAGQIVAALGALLDVPASDVAADVLPMVRGLVTDGLLTLP from the coding sequence GTGACCGCCACCCCTGACGCGCCCGTCGTCGTCCCCGCACTCCTCGACGCGCTGCGCGCCGACCTCACCGCCGCCCAGTTCACGGTCGAGCACGTCGACGAGCTCCTCGGCCCCGTCGCGGCGGGGGCGCTGACCCGCGGGGAGGTGCTGCCGGCCCTGCGGGCGACGGACCCCGCGACCGGGTCCGGGTCGGAGCGCGCCGCCACGCTGACGCGCGCGTTCCTGCTCGGTGTGCCCGTGCGGGCCGCCGCCCTGGAGGCGGCCCTCCCGACCGTGGGCGTCACGGGGGCGCGACGCCTCGGCCTGGTGGACGTCGCGGGCCACCATGGCGACGACGAGGCAAGGGCTCTCGTCGACCTGCGTCCCTACGCCGCGAGCGACGGTGCGGGCGACGCGGCGTGGTGGATCGCGTCGGACCTGGGCGAGCTGGCGACCGGTGGCCCGTTGCGCACCGACCACGTGCTGGGCGTCGGCGGTGCGTCGCTGACGCTCGCGCAGGCGACGGTCCGGGACCCGCGCCGGCGGGTGCTCGACCTCGGCACGGGCTGCGGTGTGCAGGCGCTGCACGCGAGCCGGCACGCGGCGCACGTCGTCGCGACGGACCTGTCGACCCGCGCCCTGGCGTTCGCGCGCTTCACGACGGCGCTGGCAGGGCTGGGCCCGGACCGTGTCGAGCTGCGCGCCGGGTCGATGCTCGAGCCCGTCGCCGGTGACACGTTCGACCTGGTCGTCTCCAACCCGCCGTTCGTCATCACCCCCCGGCGTGCCGACGTCCCCGCGTACGACTACCGCGACGGCGGCCGGGCCGGTGACGACCTCGTGCGAGACCTGGTCACCGGCGTCGGGACCGTGCTGGCGCCCGGGGGCGTGGCGCAGCTGCTCGCCAACTGGGAGGTGCGGGACGGCGAGGAGTGGCACGAGCGGATCGGCGCGTGGGTCGACGCGTCGGGCCTGGACGCGTGGGTCGTGCTGCGCGACCAGCAGGACCCCGCGCAGTACGCCGAGACCTGGATCCGCGACGGCGGCACGACCCCGGCCGACCGCGGCACGTGGACCGCGCGGTACGGCGCGTGGCTCGACGACCTGGCGTCCCGCGACGTCTCCTCCGTCGGGTTCGGCGTGGTCACGCTGCGCCGCCCGGTCACCGGCCGGCCGACCCTGCGCCGCCTGGAGTCGCAGACCGGGCCGGTGCGCCAGCCGCTCGGGCCCGTGATCTCGGCCGCGCTGGCCGCGCACGACGCGGTCACCGGTCTGTCGGCCGAGGAGCTCGCGGGTCTGCGGCTCACGGTCGCCCCTGACGTCACCGAGGAGCGCTACCTGCAGCCCGGTGCCGTCGACCCGCGCGTCGTGCTGCTGCGCCAGGGCCGGGGCTTCGGGCGCACCGTGCAGGTCGGCACGGCGCTCGCGGCCTTCGTCGGCGCGTGCGACGGCGAGCTGACGGCCGGGCAGATCGTCGCCGCGCTCGGCGCCCTGCTCGACGTCCCGGCGTCCGACGTCGCCGCCGACGTGCTGCCCATGGTCCGTGGTCTGGTCACCGACGGCCTTCTCACCCTCCCCTGA
- a CDS encoding endonuclease/exonuclease/phosphatase family protein — protein MDARDVGTLRVMTYNLRGLRDELDALVDVVRSVRPDVLAVQEPPRGASGRARLRRFAARTGLRVAVGGGGARTTALLVAPYRSVRDAAGLRLPWRVGLTRRGVATARIDGVRVVVVHLGLRAAERERHVDLVVRRLLRGTDGPVVVAGDLNERPGGPSWSVLGDAAGGLQDAASVVGSDQPTYPADVPRVRIDVVLVDQRLPVLDAWVLDDAAVGVASDHRPLVVDLHLPA, from the coding sequence GTGGACGCACGCGACGTCGGCACCCTGCGGGTGATGACCTACAACCTGCGTGGTCTGCGCGACGAGCTCGACGCGCTCGTCGACGTCGTCCGCAGCGTGCGCCCCGACGTGCTGGCGGTCCAGGAGCCGCCCCGCGGGGCGTCCGGGCGGGCGCGGCTGCGCCGGTTCGCCGCGCGGACCGGCCTGCGCGTGGCAGTGGGCGGCGGTGGTGCGCGCACGACCGCGCTGCTCGTCGCGCCGTACCGCAGCGTGCGCGACGCCGCAGGCCTGCGGCTGCCCTGGCGCGTCGGGCTCACGCGCCGCGGCGTCGCGACCGCGCGCATCGACGGGGTGCGCGTCGTGGTCGTGCACCTCGGGCTGCGTGCGGCCGAGCGGGAACGGCACGTCGACCTGGTGGTGCGCCGCCTGCTGCGCGGCACCGACGGGCCGGTCGTCGTGGCGGGCGACCTCAACGAGCGTCCCGGGGGTCCGTCCTGGTCCGTCCTGGGCGACGCCGCGGGCGGGCTGCAGGACGCGGCGAGCGTCGTGGGGTCCGACCAGCCGACGTACCCGGCGGACGTCCCGCGCGTGCGTATCGACGTCGTCCTGGTGGACCAGCGCCTGCCCGTCCTGGATGCCTGGGTGCTCGACGACGCCGCGGTGGGTGTCGCGAGCGACCACCGGCCGCTCGTGGTCGACCTGCACCTGCCGGCCTGA